One window of the Trifolium pratense cultivar HEN17-A07 linkage group LG2, ARS_RC_1.1, whole genome shotgun sequence genome contains the following:
- the LOC123910655 gene encoding serine decarboxylase 1-like: MVGSVDVLGDDLSINGAVEVLPDDFDVAAIIKDPLPPVVAENGTDKVEVQINAGKERREIVLGRNIHTTCLEVTEPEADDEITGDRDAHMASVLARYRRSLTERTKYHLGYPYNLDFDYGALSQLQHFSINNLGDPFIESNYGVHSRQFEVGVLDWFARLWELEKNEYWGYITNCGTEGNLHGILVGREVLPDGILYASRESHYSIFKAARMYRMECVKVETLWSGEIDCDDFKAKLLLHQDKPAIINVNIGTTVKGAVDDLDLVIKKLEEAGFSHDRFYIHVDGALFGLMMPFVKIAPKVTFKKPIGSVSVSGHKFVGCPMPCGVQITRLEHINALSRNVEYLASRDATIMGSRNGHAPIFLWYTLNRKGYRGFQKEVQRCLRNAHYFKDRLIESGIGAMLNELSSTVVFERPHDEEFIRKWQLACKGNIAHVVVMPNVTIEKLDDFLNELVQKRATWFKDEKCQPYCIASDVGENSCLCALHK, encoded by the exons ATGGTTGGAAGTGTTGATGTTTTGGGCGATGATTTGAGCATTAACGGAGCAGTTGAAGTATTGCCTGATGATTTTGATGTGGCTGCCATTATCAAAGATCCTTTGCCTCCTGTAGTTGCAGAAAATGGCACTGACAAGGTGGAGGTTCAGATCAATGCGGGAAAAGAGAGAAGGGAAATAGTACTGGGGAGAAATATTCATACCACTTGTCTAGAAGTCACGGAGCCAGAAGCAGATGATGAGATTACTGGGGATCGTGATGCTCATATGGCAAGTGTGTTGGCCAGATACAGAAGATCTTTAACTGAAAGGACAAAGTATCATTTAG GCTACCCCTATAATTTAGATTTCGATTATGGTGCACTCTCTCAACTTCAGCACTTTTCCATAAACAACCTTGGAGATCCATTTATTGAAAGCAATTATGGTGTCCACTCCCGGCAGTTTGAAGTTGGTGTTTTGGATTGGTTTGCCAGATTGTGGGAATTGGAGAAAAATGAGTACTGGGGCTATATAACAAACTGTGGCACAGAAGGCAATCTCCATGGCATCCTAGTTGG GAGAGAGGTGTTACCAGATGGGATTTTGTATGCCTCACGGGAGTCacattattcaatttttaaagcTGCCCGTATGTACAGAATGGAATGTGTGAAGGTTGAGACTCTTTGGTCTGGCGAGATTGATTGTGATGATTTCAAGGCTAAACTTCTTCTCCACCAGGACAAGCCAGCAATTATAAATGTGAACATAG GTACAACTGTGAAAGGAGCTGTGGATGATCTTGATCTGGTCATAAAGAAACTTGAAGAAGCTGGATTTTCGCATGATAGGTTCTACATCCATGTTGATGGGGCTTTGTTTGGTCTCATGATGCCTTTCGTGAAAATA GCTCCAAAAGTTACTTTTAAGAAACCTATTGGCAGTGTCAGTGTTTCTGGCCACAAATTTGTGGGGTGCCCCATGCCTTGTGGTGTGCAGATAACAAGATTGGAGCATATTAATGCTCTTTCCAGGAATGTGGAATACCTTGCTTCTAGGGATGCCACAATCATGGGTAGTCGAAATGGCCATGCTCCCATATTCCTTTGGTATACCTTGAACCGTAAAGGATACAGAGGCTTTCAGAAAGAAGTACAGAGATGCTTGCGAAATGCTCACTACTTTAAAGACCGCCTTATTGAGTCTGGGATTGGTGCAATGCTTAATGAGCTTAGCAGCACGGTTGTATTTGAGCGGCCACATGATGAGGAATTTATACGCAAGTGGCAGCTAGCATGCAAGGGGAACATCGCTCATGTGGTGGTGATGCCAAACGTCACTATTGAGAAGCTTGATGATTTTCTAAACGAGCTTGTGCAGAAGCGTGCTACCTGGTTTAAAGATGAGAAGTGTCAACCATATTGTATAGCATCAGATGTAGGCGAAAACAGTTGCCTCTGTGCACTGCATAAGTAA